The DNA sequence TGCCCCGGCTGCGTGCCCGGTGCCGGCGGCGCAGCCGCTCAGCACTTGCCTTCCTTCCCATCCATGAAAAAATTGCCCAAGTACCTTCGTTTCGTTCTGTTCGCCGGCCTTGGCGCTGTGATCGGGCACTTGATCGGCAAGTATGGCCCGCAGCTGCCGCCCCATGCGGCCTGGAGCCGGGGGCAGGTGGCCGGCTTGCTGGCGCTGCTGCCGGTGGCCTGGTTACTGGCCGTGCTGCTGCACGAGCTAGGCCACGTGCTGGCGGGGCAGGCGCAGCGCTTCCAGTTCCGCTGGCTGGTGGTGGGGCCCCTGCTGTGGAAGCGTGAAGCGGGCCGGCTGCGCTTTGCCTGGAATAAGAATTTGGGCGGTGGTCCAAAGCGGGGTGATTCCAGCATTTAATTCTGCTTCTTGACACACTGTTTTCCGCTTTTCTGACTCTATTCAAGTGGTTCCCATTAGAATGTGCCAATAACTGAAAATAGAATATCACCCCGCTTTGGACCACTGCCAGAATTTGAACCTGGCCGGTGGCATGGCCCTGTGCCTGCCGCTCAACGAGGGCGACCTGCGCCGGCGGTTTATGGTCTTTGCCGCGGGTGGGCCGCTGGGCAGTGTGGCGTGGGCAGCCGTGGCGCTGGGCACCTATGCCCTGCTGCCCGCCGCTGCCTCGGCCGTGGGCCAGGTGCTGGCGGCGGCGCTGGCCGTGAGCGGCGTTATTTCGGCGCTGCTGGCGGTGCTGACGCTGGTGCCCATGCACCTGGGCGGCTTTTACAGCGATGGCGGCCGGCTGCTGCACTTGTGGCGGGGCGACGCGGCTGGCCAGCTCGACCTGGCCCTGATTACGGCCACGGCCCGCTCCATGGCCGGCACCCGGCCCCGCCACTTGCCGCAGGCCCTGCTCACGGCCGCGGCCGCCTTGCCCCAGGAGCTGCCCTTCAAGTTCTACGCGCACTACTACCTCTACCTGGCAGCGCTCGATGCCCAGCAAATTGAGCAAGCCGGCCAGCACCTGGCCGCCTACCGGGTGCAACTGCCCCAGCAGCCGGCGGCCATGCAAGCCGGTGGCTGGCTGGAATCGGCGTTTTTCGCGGCCGCTTACCAGCACGATTTGCCCGCCGCCCGCGCCTTTCGGGCGCAGGCGCAGGCGCAGCCCAGCGTCTTGGTCACGGCCGATGTAACGGCCCGCGTGGAAGCCGCCCTGGCCCGCCTGGCCGGCGACCCCGCGCAGGCCCTGGCCCTGGCCCAAACCGCCTTGCAGGCGCTGCCCCGCAGCATCGGCCAGGGCAGCGCCCACTTCTACGCCGAGTGGCTGGCCGCTACCGTTCGCTGGGCCGGCGGGCCGGTGCAACAGCCGCTGCTACCCGCTGCCTAGCCCGCCGCACCCGCCCTGCGGCCATTTAGCGCTGCTTAACAACAGTTTGCTGGCCCGTTGGCCGCACTTTGGGCAACCATTCGCCTACTTTCGGCATCCATAGGCAGCCGCTGCAATGGCGCCGGTGCCGCCACAAGTTATTTTCCACCCCCTCTGCCTTTTTTCTGCCCATGTCCCTCACTATTACCAACCTTTCCAAAACGTACCCCAACGGCACCCAGGCGCTTAAAAACGTCAGCCTCGACATTCCCAACGGTATGTTTGGCCTGCTGGGGCCCAACGGGGCGGGCAAAAGCAGCCTGATGCGCACCATTGCCACGCTGCAAGACGCCGACACGGGCAGCATCGTGCTCGACGGCATCGACGTGCTGCACGATAAGGAGGCCGTGCGCCGCGTACTGGGCTATTTGCCGCAGGAATTCGGCGTGTACCCCAGCGTGAGCGCCGAGGATTTGCTCGACCACTTCGCCACCCTCAAGGGCATTGCCAGCCGCAAGGAGCGCCAGGAAATGGTGGCCGCCCTGCTGCACCAAACCAACCTCTACGACGTGCGCAAAAAGTACGTGGGCGGCTACTCGGGCGGCATGAAGCAGCGCTTCGGCATTGCGCAGGCGCTGCTGGGCAACCCGCGCCTCATCATCGTGGACGAGCCCACGGCCGGCCTCGACCCCGCCGAGCGCAACCGCTTCCACAACCTGCTGAGCGAGATCGGCGAGAACCTGGTGGTGATTCTTAGCACGCACATCGTCAGCGACGTGAGCGACTTGTGCCGGCACATGGCCATCATTAACAAGGGCGAAGTGCTGCTCACCGGCGACCCGCTCACGGTGATGAACAACCTGAAGGGTAAAATCTGGAAGAAGCTGATTGAGAAGGCCGAGCTGCCGGCGCTGCAAGCCAGCCACCAAGTCATCAGCTCGCGCCTGTTTGCGGGCAAAACCGTGGTGCACGTCCTGGCCGATGGGGCCCCCGACAGCGGCTTCGAAGCCGTGAGCCCGGACTTAGAGGACGTGTACTTCGCGGAGATTCAGCGGTACGAAGTGCGGAGTAAAAGCGGGGCAATAATGGCTGCCTAAGCTGCTAACTGAACGTCATACTGAGCCTGTCGAATCATCTCTACTGCGCTAATAATCAATGATTGCTGCTGCGGTAGAGGTGCTTCGACAGGCTCAGCATGACGGCCTCGTCTTCCTCTCTGATTTTAAAGCGAACCATCATGTTCCTTCCCATTTTTCTTTTTGAACTGAAGTACCGGCTCAAGCGGCCGGCTACCTGGATTTATTTCTTCCTGCTGTTTCTAATGGCCTTTTTGCTGGTCACGGCCTCGGGCGGCGGCTTTGGTACGGGCGTGAACATCTCCCTGGGCGGCGACGGCCAAACAGTGAAGATTAACTCGCCGTTCTCGCTCAACATCATCACCATGATTTTGAGCGTGTTCGGCGTCATCATCGCCTCCTCGCTGATGGGCAACCCGGTGTACCGCGACTTCGAGTACCGCACGCACCCGCTGTTCTATACCACGCCCATCAGCAAGTGGGGCTACCTGGGCGGGCGCTTTTTTGGCTCGTATTTCATTGCCGTGCTGGTGTTCAGCGGCATTGGGGTTGGGGCGGCACTGGCCGGCGTAATGCCCTGGGTG is a window from the Hymenobacter nivis genome containing:
- a CDS encoding ABC transporter ATP-binding protein, yielding MSLTITNLSKTYPNGTQALKNVSLDIPNGMFGLLGPNGAGKSSLMRTIATLQDADTGSIVLDGIDVLHDKEAVRRVLGYLPQEFGVYPSVSAEDLLDHFATLKGIASRKERQEMVAALLHQTNLYDVRKKYVGGYSGGMKQRFGIAQALLGNPRLIIVDEPTAGLDPAERNRFHNLLSEIGENLVVILSTHIVSDVSDLCRHMAIINKGEVLLTGDPLTVMNNLKGKIWKKLIEKAELPALQASHQVISSRLFAGKTVVHVLADGAPDSGFEAVSPDLEDVYFAEIQRYEVRSKSGAIMAA